From the Gavia stellata isolate bGavSte3 chromosome 22, bGavSte3.hap2, whole genome shotgun sequence genome, one window contains:
- the LOC104253476 gene encoding ATP-binding cassette sub-family A member 9 → MAIGLCYSVEPSPGLQRGEEPRHLRAEGDIFLMENTLSAGKMQGIFKKASKIFQQTRALLWKNILLVWRMKTESFQEWITSVVFLLIIQASSNMIFHHSRQEIPYDFLGRLDDPAFNATGVTLAYTPVTNTTRRIMSKVASDSAMTGTIIEEVETEEKLETRGILEDIIGVVFKDDFSYRLRFQSYSVVSPNDAFEHIDICSNFSSSSCKAPLYWYAGFLSLQSSIDAAVIEMKTNHSVWEEMKSITGVRLKSPMIKPVYKLDYIWFIIYIILCFSPYMYFLSVKVLREKKKLKVLMRAMGLQDTAFWLSWSLLYTVYVAITASLLTLITIRGVIHDHNFFEIFFFYFLYGIASIHFCFMLSSLLKQPNIASFMGFVLHIIFGLLGFLTLFEKLPPSSEWILNLFSPFAFTAGISKMVKLEKYGPAFTPELYPFFNLYFVLTLDSVLYLLLAIYFDKVLPGKYGVPYPPLFFLRPSYWFKPRSGYVGVRAGSESSHDPILSNNTEPMPPGFDGKEAIRLNNIKKIYKKKDKRTEALRGLSLSIYEGQITALLGHSGSGKTALLNVLSGFSKPSAGSAMMYNYKVSEVQDMEGLQAMVGICPQFDLHFEALTVKENLRTFAHIKGIQQKEVEQEVQKVLVMLDLTDLQDIRADTLSGGQKRKLSLGIAILGNPQVLLLDEPMAGLDPCSRHHVWSLLKERQAGRVTLFTTQSMEEADAHADRKAFLSNGRLQCVGSSLYLKRKWGIGYHLRMRINDLCDPELTSSLVRQYIPDAVLKGQKGDELCYMLPLEHTDSFPDLFSHLESSLLQGVVNYEVSRTTLEDVFLKLEGEEATGQEEDGDLEERDQSLLVFSEQGSTAVGGMALWRQQVCAMMRVRFLKLKHEGKFLRSILLFFGIFILPMLMIFVGFQLWDSSSNWEITASSYFLPTEGKIQNKSTNLLIFNDTGSEIEDFISALKTQNIIPEITLEKNITSIPLYNGAIKISLEGKSYRFTVMCGAEPINCFPVLVNILSNTFLRLFNSTARIRVWSEPFYSTQSPEVKSDVFFICLSYMLILAAGLPPHFAVSSMEDYKLQARAQLRLAGLFPSAYWCGQALVDVPLFWTLMCLMFGVVLVFNHICPLQASTVLPLIICAIGYGVSLVLLVYLIAFKFRTGRSNRYIWSFIFILVNFTLYMLSDLHEALYFTFSTLIPVFPLLGWLIFSTPRFSLFHNIGLLESWNHIFVAVFAPYIHCVIFAFLLRCLEMRYGEAVTRLDPVFRIQRRRAVAHQNRDPPGEESPEVQAERERVRSTMASLQQEEESVILVNSLRKEYEDKKASSIFKKKKKVAVKNLSFSVKKGEVLGLLGPNGAGKSTTINMISGDITVTAGEVLLQGRDAAASSPGQGSPGCLGCCPQQDPLWPDLTVHQHLETYAAVRGTRREDASLVISRIAKALDLQKHLKTPARRLSAGEARKLCFALSVLGDPTVMLWDEPSAGMDLKGQRHMWKVIQTTMKSKERAAILSTQYLEEAAAICDRVAILVSGQLRYIGSLEDLKSKFGTSYRLEVKMTDTGQSDALHTEILRLFPHVARQERTTSLLIYKIPMEDALPLSQSFSKLEAAKQNFRLEEYSLSLHTLQQVFVDLTRDLEEYDLDAAADGAVERRPLHP, encoded by the exons ATGGCCATCGGGCTGTGCTACAGCGTTGAACCCTCTCCAGGACTGCAAAGAGGCGAAGAGCCCAGACATCTCAGAGCTGAAGGAGACATATTTCTAATGGAAAACACATTATCAG CCGGGAAAATGCAGGGGATATTCAAGAAAgcctcaaaaatatttcagcaaacCCGTGCTCTTctatggaaaaatattcttctggTGTGGAGGATGAAGACAGAAAGTTTTCAG GAATGGATTACATCAGTGGTTTTTCTCTTAATAATACAAGCATCATCAAATATGATATTCCACCACTCACGGCAAGAAATCCCTTATGACTTCCTCGGACGATTAGACGATCCAGCCTTTAATGCTACGGGAGTTACGCTCGCATACACTCCTGTGACAAACACCACCAGGAGAATAATGAGCAAAGTGGCTTCGGATTCTGCGATGACGG GTACAATAATAGAAGAGGTggaaactgaggaaaaactgGAAACGAGAGGAATCTTGGAGGACATTATTGGTGTTGTTTTTAAGGATGACTTCTCCTACCGTCTCAGATTTCAAAGCTACAGTGTGGTATCTCCAAATGATGCCTTTGAGCACATCg aCATCTGCTCCAATTTTTCATCAAGTAGCTGCAAAGCTCCTTTGTACTGGTATGCAGGTTTCCTATCATTGCAGTCCAGCATTGATGCAGCAGTCATAGAA atgaAAACAAACCATTCTGTCTGGGAAGAGATGAAATCAATTACCGGCGTTCGTCTGAAATCACCCATGATCAAGCCTGTGTATAAACTGGATTATATTTGGTTCATTATTTACATTATATTGTGTTTCTCCCCATATATGTACTTTTTATCAGTGAAAGTtctaagagagaaaaagaagctcAAGGTGTTAATGAGAGCAATGGGTTTGCAAGATACTGCATTCTG GTTATCCTGGAGCTTGCTGTACACTGTTTACGTTGCAATAACGGCAAGTCTGCTGACACTGATCACGATTAGAGGAGTCATCCATGATCACaacttttttgaaatattttttttttatttcctttatggCATCGCATCT ATTCACTTCTGTTTCATGCTCAGCTCATTGTTAAAGCAGCCAAATATTGCCAGTTTCATGGGATTTGTCCTTCACATCATCTTTGGATTGCTGGGCTTTTTGACATTGTTTGAAAAACTACCACCGTCTTCGGAATGGATTTTGAATCTCTTCAGTCCTTTTGCCTTTACAGCTGGCATCTCAAAG atggtaaaattagaaaaatacgGACCAGCCTTTACACCAGAATTGTACCCTTTCTTTAACCTATACTTCGTACTGACCCTTGACAGTGTCTTGTATTTGCTGTTGGCCATCTACTTTGATAAGGTTTTGCCTG GCAAGTATGGAGTACCGTATCCGCCTTTGTTCTTCCTGAGACCATCGTACTGGTTCAAGCCCAGAAGCGGGTACGTGGGGGTGCGAGCTGGCAGCGAGAGCAGCCACGATCCTATCCTCAGCAATAACACCGAGCCGATGCCTCCAGGCTTTGATGGGAAGGAAGCAATCAG ActaaacaatattaaaaaaatatacaagaaGAAGGACAAGAGAACCGAAGCTTTAAGGG GTTTGTCCTTAAGTATATATGAAGGCCAGATCACTGCGTTACTTGGTCACAGTGGGTCTGGAAAAACTGCTCTCTTAAATGTGCTCAGTGGATTTTCCAAGCCTTCAGCAG GTTCTGCAATGATGTACAACTACAAAGTGTCTGAAGTGCAGGATATGGAAGGACTTCAGGCAATGGTTGGGATTTGCCCCCAGtttgatttgcattttgaaGCCTTAACGGTGAAGGAAAACCTGAGAACTTTTGCTCACATCAAGGGGATTCAGCAGAAGGAAGTAGAGCAAGAG GTGCAGAAAGTTCTCGTGATGTTGGACCTCACCGACCTTCAGGACATCCGCGCTGATACTCTGAGTGGgggacaaaagagaaaattgtcTCTTGGAATTGCAATTTTAGGGAATCCCCAG GTGTTGCTTTTAGACGAGCCGATGGCTGGCTTGGATCCCTGCTCCAGGCACCACGTGTGGAGCCTTCTGAAGGAACGCCAGGCTGGACGCGTGACGCTCTTCACGACCCAGTCCATGGAGGAGGCCGATGCCCATGCGG ATCGGAAAGCTTTTCTCTCAAATGGGAGACTACAGTGTGTTGGCTCATCTCTGTACTTGAAGAGAAAATGGGGAATTGGCTATCACTTAAG GATGCGCATAAATGATCTGTGTGACCCTGAGCTTACATCGTCCCTGGTCAGACAGTACATCCCCGATGCCGTGCTCAAAGGACAGAAGGGGGATGAGCTGTGTTATATGCTACCTCTGGAACACACCGACAGCTTCCCAG ATCTGTTCAGCCATCTCGAGAGCAGTCTTTTGCAAGGGGTTGTTAACTATGAGGTTAGCAGGACAACCCTGGAAGATGTTTTCCTGAAGCTGGAGGGCGAGGAAGCCACTGGTCAAGAAG AAGACGGAGACCTCGAGGAGAGGGACCAAAGCCTCCTGGTGTTTTCCGAACAGGGGAGCACGGCAGTGGGCGGGATGGCGCTCTGGAGGCAGCAAGTGTGTGCCATGATGAGAGTTCGCTTCTTAAAACTAAAGCACGAAGGAAAGTTTCTCAGGTCCAT ATTGCTGTTCTTTGGAATATTTATCCTTCCAATGCTTATGATTTTCGTTGGATTTCAACTGTGGGACAGCTCCAGCAACTGGGAAATCACAGCTAGCTCGTATTTTCTTCCCACTGAAGGGAAAATTCAAAATAAGTCGACAAATCTTCTCATCTTCAATGATACAG GATCAGAAATTGAAGATTTCATTTCCGCTTTGAAGACTCAAAATATAATCCCAGAAATAACTCTTGAGAAAAATATCACAAGCATTCCACTATATAATGGAGCTATAAAAATATCCCTGGAAGGCAAG AGCTACCGATTCACGGTCATGTGCGGCGCAGAACCCATCAACTGTTTCCCTGTGCTTGTGAATATCCTCAGCAACACCTTCCTAAGGCTCTTCAATTCCACTGCGCGCATCCGGGTCTGGAGTGAGCCCTTTTACAGT ACACAAAGCCCAGAAGTGAAGAGTGatgtttttttcatctgtctCAGCTACATGCTGATTTTGGCTGCTGGTTTGCCTCCTCACTTTGCAGTGAGCAGCATGGAGGATTACAAG CTCCAGGCTCGTGCCCAGCTGCGGCTCGCGGGGCTCTTCCCCTCGGCATACTGGTGCGGGCAGGCGCTAGTGGACGTCCCACTTTTCTGGACCCTGATGTGCCTCATGTTCGGGGTCGTGCTGGTCTTCAACCACATCTGCCCCTTGCAGGCCAGCACCGTGCTGCCCCTG ATCATTTGCGCCATTGGTTATGGAGTATCTCTTGTCCTCCTCGTCTATTTAATTGCCTTTAAATTTCGCACAGGACGCAGCAATCGTTACATTTGGTCTTTCATCTTCATTCTG GTGAATTTCACTCTTTATATGCTCAGTGACCTACACGAAGCACTTTACTTCACCTTCTCTACTTTGATTCCTGTGTTTCCACTGCTGGGCTGGCTGATCTTCTCTACTCCA cgtttttcattgtttcacaATATCGGTCTTCTTGAGTCATGGAATCACATCTTCGTAGCTGTCTTTGCA ccTTACATCCATTGtgtgatttttgcttttctcctgcgCTGTTTGGAGATGAGATATGGAGAAGCAGTTACAAGACTTGATCCCGTCTTCAG GATCCAGCGGAGGAGAGCAGTCGCCCACCAGAacagggacccccccggggaggAGTCCCCAGAAGTccaggcagagagggagagggtgAGGAGCACGAtggcctccctgcagcaggaggag GAGTCGGTTATCCTTGTCAACAGTTTGCGCAAGGAATATGAAGACAAGAAAGCCAGTTCcatctttaagaaaaagaagaaagttgcTGTCAAAAACCTCTCTTTCAGTGTTAAAAAAG GAGAAGTATTAGGTCTGTTAGGACCCAACGGAGCTGGAAAAAGCACAACTATAAACATGATTTCTGGAGACATAACGGTGACTGCTGGGGAG gTGCTGCTCCAGGGCCGCgatgcagctgcctcctccccagggcagggcagcccgGGGTGCCTGGGCTGCTGCCCGCAGCAGGACCCGCTCTGGCCAGACCTCACCGTGCACCAGCATCTGGAGACGTACGCTGCCGTGAGAGGGACGAGGAGAGAAGATGCATCTCTTGTCATCAGCCG CATAGCAAAGGCCTTGGATCTccagaagcatttaaaaaccCCAGCAAGGAGGCTATCTGCTGGAGAAGCCAGGAAG ctgtgttttgcGCTCAGCGTCCTGGGAGATCCGACGGTAATGCTTTGGGATGAGCCATCAGCAGGGATGGACCTGAAAGGGCAGCGCCATATGTG GAAAGTGATTCAGACCACCATGAAAAGCAAGGAACGGGCAGCCATCCTCAGCACGCAGTACCTGGAGGAGGCAGCGGCGATATGCGACCGGGTGGCAATCCTGGTGTCGGGACAGCTACG GTACATCGGTTCCCTTGAGGATCTGAAAAGTAAGTTTGGCACAAGTTACCGCCTAGAAGTCAAAATGACGGACACGGGGCAAAGCGATGCTCTCCACACCGAAATTCTGCGCCTCTTCCCGCACGTGGCTCGGCAAGAAAG GACAACTTCTTTGCTCATCTACAAGATACCAATGGAAGATGCACTACCTCTGTCCCAGTCTTTCTCCAAGCTAGAAGCAG CTAAACAGAATTTCAGGCTTGAGGAGTACAGCTTGTCACTGCACACTTTGCAACAG GTGTTTGTAGACCTCACCCGGGACCTGGAGGAGTACGACCTGGATGCGGCAGCCGACGGGGCTGTGGAGCGGAGACCACTTCACCCCTGA